GTGTTCAACTGGGTTGAGATCTATTGACTATGAAAGCCATAGCCTCTTACGTCATTTTCATCCTCAACAAACGATTCAGTGGATGGAGGCGTGCTCATCTTGGGAGAATAGAAATATTTCATAAGAGGATAAAGGTGCTTCATCAGAAGGACTTTGTCTTGATTTGCAGTGATGCTTCTTTCGAAGAGGACAGATGAACCCACCATGAAAATGCACCATGCCAGCAAAATGGATCCAGCGGTTTTGCGTTAATTTGCATTTCTGTACTTGTTATAAGTTGGATATTAGCATGCAAGCTAGTTTGTATCATTTAGATTTATGTTAGCTGATGCTTGGGAAAATAAGATCATAGAATATCTAAATAAcgctggctggctttgagtggtacagcatgatattgaacaactcgaagacaagtagctgaatggaatatatctgatagaccatgaaaaaaaaccagccaatattattattattattattattattattattattatatacacattcGAGGGAACAATtaaattttacaaaaagttaagaacaggggagaACTTAGTAatgttgaatgctgattctgatcgaatgtaattcagtgttctgtcaatccaatgtacaaagttttaacaataaaaatggtataaGTCCTGAATCCTGAACAACATCCCAAACAACATCCCAAATTATATACAAGCGATATCCAggctgacagttcaagttcagttacttttagtcgtagttaattgttccattgcagttgttcaaaacaaaagggctttgctgagtgaagttgtcttgtaaaagtctccgtcacttttcctcgactccaagtagaactttgacaatattcccGCTAtttctctcttttccagtttttcgatgtccgttggtatgtttttctcttgtaaatatgcctgaagaatatccagtgaagttttggtagcctttcaagtgttcagcgcatctttctctttaaatcttctgcttttaatgaagcaaacctcggtgccatgtttgtgtacaaactttcacagtcactcactagtgcggaagttttacatctctgatgtggctctttaccagtttttcgatgtccgttgatctgtttttctcttgtaaatatgcatgaagaatatataatgaacttttggtagcctttcaggtgttcagcgcgtctttagtttcagttttcagtttatttatttagtgccctTTAATGCATAAGCTATCGAACCCCCACTAATGCATAACATGGGTCTAAATAGACCCGCATTCATTTCCAATGTAATTCCAAGCATTAATGTTATATTCACTCTCACAACTTCTAAAACCAATACAATTAATCCCATTATACTTATAAAAGTAATTATTTAGGTACTCCTTAATGTAAGGAAAGTGATTTTTTATTTCTCTACAttttcaatttataaataaacatGGATTTGGAATTACTAAACTAATTTCTAGACATGGGTCTAAAAAGACCCGCATTCGTTTATAATGGAAAtgtaagttgttgttgttttttttccagttACAACTTCCACaattattatattttaaataGGAAATGGATTAAAATGTCATAAATTAGGTAGTTTTCTATGTAAAAcactattatttattttatatattataaacaagcacAGACAAATAATTGATCCATTATTGCagacatggatctaaagtgactcACATTAGGAACTAAAATATATTTGCAAGTGTTTCGAGTCAGGAACACAAATACTGCGGACCACCGTTGACCACTGTTGACCTGTTGATTGTGAAGAATCAGAACTTCAAAACTCCAAAATTACATGTAAGTGTTCATGTACATCATTATTTTTGTGAATAACTGTTGTGGGATATAATTATGCAGTATACTACAGAAGTAGAAAGAGAAGAATCACAATTTTACATACTTTGACCTTCACTTGTGAGAAAGGCTAATATTAGCAAGTTAACTAATCACCAGTTAGCTAGCATTAGCATTCATCTCATGTAACTAGTTTTAGCACAAAATGTCatcctaatctcatctcatctcatctcattatctctagccgctttatccttctacagggtcgcaggcaagctggagcctatcccagctgactacgggcgaaaggcggggtacaccctggacaagtcgccaggtcatcacagggctgacacatagacacagacaaccattcacactcacattcacacctatggtcaatttagagtcaccagttaacctaacctgcatgtctttggactgtgggggaaaccggagcacccggaggaaacccacgcggacacggggagaacatgcaaactccacacagaaaggccctcgccggccccggggctcgaacccaggaccttcttgctgtgaggcgacagcgctaaccactacaccaccgtgccgcccgtcatccTAATCATACTGAATAAATGTTAGTACTTTATAATACATCCACATTCACAAGCATTTACTAGCCTACACATTATTTAGTTTTTGTTGACttgtttgtctttttttctttaattttgatCATTGTGAATCACTAGTTAGGCCTATAGTCATACTTGTTCTCAAGGAGGAAAAGTTATTATGAAGTGTGATCAAATGAATAAATGTGAacatgaactctctctctctttatatatatatatatatatatatatatatatatatatatatataaaaaaaaatattagggCCTTCACGATTAAccgagttaatcgcgattaactatttttaatcgtgattaatttttttttatatattagtgctgtcaagcgattaaaatatttaatcgcgattaatgacgcgactgtcatagttaactcgcgattaatcgcaatttaatcgcacatttttgtcacatgaaaaaccatgtaattctcttatcagcataaaaaagtgaatgggcttactcaccgttcgaactacgggggtacacgggggatccgagatcccctgaaacagacatgagatcccttgaaaacatgatttgggaaatgttggggggtctctaaaatattgtcaaaatgatgtttattgacatagcaatcgtgtgtaacgggaagcatttgcatatccgaagtgagcgcgcgatggagagccgcgctctgagacaagcgcaagcacccccccccccaagggaaaataagggaccccccgaaaatatcggcatagttcaaacactggttgtaccaatgtttttttttttttattgcagagcataacacgtcttgtcacagccactgcaaagtggggctggagccgccgatgggaaaacaaaacctaccgtaagccgagcaccgtggctcttcgggggagggcagaggactctggctgtgcggggcgtggcatcatgtcacagagcgttaatctcgcgataaaaaaattatcgccgttaaaattgagtcaagttaacgcgttaataacgcgacatttttgacagcactaatatatatatatatatatatatatatatatatatatatatatatatatatatatatataaattacattTCCATGCATCTTTCATTTCAAACTATAAATATGCTTTTATCACATTCTTCTTTCAGTGTCATGGCTCATCGTCATCCCAAGTTCACAACTGAAATGGTGGCAGCGATGGTCAGCAATGACAGTGATGAAGAGGGTGCACTAGGGGGTCCTGAATCAGAGTCTGACGTATCAGAAGAAGGGGACCCAGATTATGTGCCAGGAGAAATGACTGCAAATGTGTCTCTGACTTCTTATTACTCCGATTCAGAAGGCTCATCAGATCCAGAGCCAGAGGAGcagatccagagagagagagagaaagagaaagactgGATCGTACTGGAGCGAACATCCTCCCCCTCACAGCAAAACAAAAACGCATAACATCCTGCGCTGCTGCCCCGGACCTGCCCCTGGATCAATGGCTGTGTCACCTAAGGATGCCTGGATGAAGTTCATCAGTGACAACATCATGACTGAGATCATAAAATGCACCAATTACGAGGGAAGAAGAGTTGCAACAGAAAGGGGAAAAGAGTGGAAAGCCATCGATGAAATTGAATTAAACGCTTTCATTGGGTTGTCACTGCTTGCAGGAGGAGAGAAAAGTTGGGATGTGGATTTGAGAGAGCTGTTTCTGGATCCCCTGCAGAATCCAATGTATAAGGCCACTATGGGGCTCACAAGGTTTGAAGAGATTTGAAAATTTCTGTGCTTTGATGACAAGAGGACCAGAGCTTTGCGTCTGGAAACTGACCATTTGGCCGCCTTTAGGCATGTCTGGGAGTGTTTCCTGGTGAACTGCAGAGGACAGTTCATCTCCAGTGATTGTGTCACCATTGATGAGCAGCTGGTGCCCTTCCGGGGAAGATGCAGCTTCCTGCAGTACATGCCCAACAAGCCTGCAAAGTATGGCATTAAAATATTCTGGATGTGTGATGCGCGGGTGCCTTATGCAATAAACGGCACAGTCTACACTGGGAAACAGCCAGGAGAGAAGACACAGAAGAACCTTGGTGAGAAAGTTGTCCAACAGCTCTGCAGTGTCATCAGACAAACAGGTGAATATGCTGtattacacacactgtagtcAATGTTATTTAGCTTCAGCTTATGAACATGAAGCAATGATATTTagatgaaacatctcatctcatctctcattatctgtagccgctttatccttctacagggtcgcaggcaagctggagcctatcccagctgactatgggcgaaaggcggggtacaccctggacaagtcgccaggtcatcacagggctgacacatagacacagacaaccattcacactcacattcacacctacggtcaatttagagtcaccagttaacctaacctgcatgtctttggactgtgggggaaaccggagcacccggaggaaacccacgcggacacggggagaacatgcaaactccgcacagaaaggccctcgccggccccggggctcgaacccaggaccttcttgctgtgaggcaacagcgctaaccactacaccaccgtgctgccccttaccAGTAAGTATTTAGGTTATATGGtcaatcaaataaataaaacaatatatactttttttttcactTCTTAGGTCGCAATATCACCATGGACAACTTCTTTACAAGCGTTCCCCTGGCTCAGAGCCTACTTGAGAAGAATCTCACCCTTGTGGGGACACTGAGGCAGAACAAGGCAGACATACCGCCAATTATGAAGCCATCCGACTCCAGGGAGCGCTACAGTTCCACATTTGGTTTCTGTGGGGACATGACCATGGTGAGTTACGTCCCCAAGAAGAAAAAAGCTGTCGTTCTTCTCAGCACCATGCACGACGACACAGCAGTGgatgaaagaatgaaaaaaaagccagaggTCATACAGTACTACAATAAAACCAAAGGAGGCGTGGATCTCATGGACCAAATGGTCCAAACATACACATCAAAGCGGCGAACAAGGAGGTGGCCTATGGTGCTCTGGCAAAATGTGGTCGATGTTGCTGCTCTGAATGCATTCACTGTTTTTACAGCACATCACCCTGATTATATGGGTGGTGTGCCAAATGCCCGGCGCCTCTTCATCAAGGAATTGGCTCAAGAGCTAATCATGCCTCACATGAGGAGGCGACTGGAGACCAGTCTCCATCTGCAGAAGCATGTCATTCAGGCAATGGAGATGTGTGGCTTACAGAGGCAGTTCATCCAGCCACAGGAGCCAAACCGTGTCTTGCAGAGTAAGAGAAAGAGGTGCAGCCTGTGTCCCTCTGCGCGAGACAAAAAAGTGTCTCACTCATGCTCCCGATGTGCACGGCCTGTGTGCAAAGAACACAAATTCACTCAGGTGATTTGTGAAATGTGCAAGAACTGAGAAAGCTGTAACAATGTAGGTCAATACTGACCTTTTCCCATGATTATATGCAGTTTTACTTAGTGTATTTACATACCAGGTCCGTTTTATAGTGGTTCACTGACATTATCAATTTACTGTTTAGTATCCATATTTTACAATCTCAGTCACAGTCATTTTACTGTTTTACATGTTTTATGTTTTAAATGTCATTCAGAAAATAAGTTCTTGTTACAGTAAGTCTTTGAATGAACTCTTTTCATGCAATGCTCCGAGTCAATGTATTGTTTTatacttttaaataatttaaatatcATAAGTCAGATATGAAATAATTGTAATTTTGAATGATTAAATACATTTTTGCCAAAGAAAATACTGCAAAGAACTGATCCTtgaacagtctcatctcatctcattatctctagccgctttatccttctacagggtcgcaggcaagctggagcctatcccagctgactacgggcgaaaggcggggtacaccctggacaagtcgccaggtcatcacagggctgacacatagacacagacaaccattcacactcacattcacacctacgctcaatttagagtcaccagttaacctaacctgcatgtctttggactgtgggggaaaccggagcacccggaggaaacccacgcggacacggggagaacatgcaaactccgcacagaaaggccctcgccggccacggggctcgaacccaggaccttcttgctgtgaggcgacagcgctaaccactacaccaccgtgccgccctccttgaACAGTATTACATAGAAAATGAAAGCGGGTCTTTTTAGACCCATGTGTCTAAATAATACATAATTATGTAAAATGTCTTCTACTTCAAAGAGTAACCATAAAGTATGAAAATTAAGTATAGGTGCTGGGAATAAATACTCCATAAATCATAAAAAGATGCATTATTGCATGAGGAATCAAGATCATTTTACAATATAGCTAAGAAAAACTAAGCCTTTGGTGAAATTGCATAGAAAATGAATACGGGTCTTTTTAGACCCATGTTATGCATTAAAGGGGTATTAACAAAAAAGGTATTTTTACGTAAAATGCAATGATGCcaaaaatgaaatgaagcttTCTAAGGGACATAAACAAGTCAATTGAGGAATTCATGGAGTGCTGAGCAAAAAAAATGTATTATGATAAAGATATAGAAAATTTAAAAACTCTGCCGGGTCTATTTAGACCCATCTTATGCATTAAAGGGATTTAAaccaagcactgaattaaccccgtcttctctctctcccagccgacaaagaaatgattgtgtgcatgcgcagcagaaaagtgttGTCATTGGAGCTTCGCATGAACTCTGAagtgtgacattgtgttgtcttgacaacgtgcaatattataacaatattgcacgctcattatcCATTGGGGAgaatggcataatacatggaggataagtgatagcgATATGATATTGCATGCCATTAATAAACCCACtaggaagggaatagaatacatgcttttattccacggaaaacgtggcccgtatgtataataattgtcaTTAACTGGCTTTGAGTTCACCTTTTCCAATGTTCCATGAGCAAGCTCTCAATTTTATCTGCTGAAATCACTGGATGATTTAAGAATTTGTACCTTCAAGAATAAGATGAGgatttgaacatttttgtttgaATAAAGGATTTGTGTACGTCTCCCACCCCTAACTGTTAATCTTTTTCAATTGTTGTTTGTGTTTAATATTACAGAAGTTACTTCAGATGCTGAGCTGGCAGCAGCAATTATGAAGAGACATTTCCGACCATCTCTGATCAAATCCGAAGCATGGGAGGGATATACGTTTGCCAATCTGGAGATTAAAATCAAAGAGTCGACCGATTGTTATGGTGCTGTACTGTGGCCATCAGTACGTTTTCTTTTGGTGATTAAACCACTCAAGTATTCTCTGATCAATTGTTTTCACTGTTCactgtttgtttgtatttttactaGGCTATGGTGTTGTGCCATTTTCTTGACACCCATCGGGAAAAATATAACCTTGTGGACAAGAACGTCCTTGAGATTGGTGCTGGTACGGGACTGGTGACAATAGTGTGCAGCCTTCTAGGTAGGAACGATGCtatgtgatggggtcatatttcattttagcatcttagtcaaagttggaagtaattTTCATAACTTAtaggtgcaaaagtgacatccACCGACCTCCCGGATGTTCTTGGTAACCTGCGCTACAACGTGAGTCGCAACACCAGGGGGCGCTGTCGCTACGAGCCCCATGTGACGGAGCTCACCTGGGGGCAGCAGCTAGAAGAGCGTTTCCCACGTGCATCCTGTCGCTATGACTACCTAATGGCAGCAGATGTTGTTTACTCCCACCCATACCTCAACGAACTGATGGAGACGTTTGAACACCTGTGTTCAGAACACACTGTTATATTTTGGGCAATGAGGTTCCGCTTGGACCCGGAGAATAGCTTTGTGGACCGATTTAGAGCCCGCTTTCATTTGGAAGAGCTTTATGACCTGCCCAGCCTACACATTAAGTTGTACAGAGCGCAGAAGAACATCTCAGGCTTACAAAGTCATTCTGGGGCTGCAGCATAGAGTTAAATTTCCTCTAAAACCTTT
The DNA window shown above is from Neoarius graeffei isolate fNeoGra1 chromosome 18, fNeoGra1.pri, whole genome shotgun sequence and carries:
- the LOC132866694 gene encoding piggyBac transposable element-derived protein 4-like; translated protein: MPNKPAKYGIKIFWMCDARVPYAINGTVYTGKQPGEKTQKNLGEKVVQQLCSVIRQTGRNITMDNFFTSVPLAQSLLEKNLTLVGTLRQNKADIPPIMKPSDSRERYSSTFGFCGDMTMVSYVPKKKKAVVLLSTMHDDTAVDERMKKKPEVIQYYNKTKGGVDLMDQMVQTYTSKRRTRRWPMVLWQNVVDVAALNAFTVFTAHHPDYMGGVPNARRLFIKELAQELIMPHMRRRLETSLHLQKHVIQAMEMCGLQRQFIQPQEPNRVLQSKRKRCSLCPSARDKKVSHSCSRCARPVCKEHKFTQVICEMCKN
- the mettl21e gene encoding methyltransferase like 21e, encoding MEQEPAEDTETQEVTSDAELAAAIMKRHFRPSLIKSEAWEGYTFANLEIKIKESTDCYGAVLWPSAMVLCHFLDTHREKYNLVDKNVLEIGAGTGLVTIVCSLLGAKVTSTDLPDVLGNLRYNVSRNTRGRCRYEPHVTELTWGQQLEERFPRASCRYDYLMAADVVYSHPYLNELMETFEHLCSEHTVIFWAMRFRLDPENSFVDRFRARFHLEELYDLPSLHIKLYRAQKNISGLQSHSGAAA